Genomic segment of Carassius carassius chromosome 19, fCarCar2.1, whole genome shotgun sequence:
CCgtacttatctttttttttgttttaggcttttcatttgtttatttattttttagcattgtAGCATTATTTAAGAGAATGTtttaaagttcttatttatttatttgcttttgtcaGCTATTAAAATAGCTACTGCCTATACAGCCTTCTACACATGGCACAGTCTATAATACATGACTGACGTTTATCAGTGAAGCAGAAGAGTTGGAGGTAAACTGATAtaaaatcatttgagtcagtcatAGTCTTTACTCACATTCTGATGCTGTTGTCATGGTCAAGCTGAATTCCCATCATTCCCGAGCCTCTGTCCTCTTGACCTTCGTGCCCAAGGTGAGCCATCGTGGCAAACTATCCTCTCAGATGGCAGAGTTGGTTGAGCTCAGCGAGTTTTGTGGACGATAACCCTCCCTCAATACTACGTTTGCGATACGTCATCTTTTGCGTAGACTTGTACGTGTACACAAACTCTCATCAAGGTTTAGAGATGGGCAAGTAACTAAATTATTAtgataattatgtaaaaaaacaaaaactctttgtgacttttttgtactttatttttgtaCAATATGAATGAAGTTTTAGTTTCACTTTATTATTGACACACATGTAGAATTATatccaattttttttactttcatacaTTACATAAATCATACTTTTCAGAAtttttaaactaatatttaaacaacttcattagatttttctttttacttaCATAATTatattggtttatatatatatatatatatatatatatatataatatttattatttattttattttcaatttatttaattttattttatttatatttgatttctaCTAACTTTTTGATCAGTTTGCATGGTTTTTCCTTATCTCAAAtcgttaattttaacatttttaattattttattaaactttatccccctataatttaatttattaacttttttttacaacttttctTGTATTTTCTGTATACCTTTGTCCTCTGTTGCTTCTAATATTGACAGTTTAACCTCACGGGATGCTATGATATGATTGGCATTCATGAGGGCACATGTTGGGCTGATTGCTGTGTATGAGAGCGTATCTTCCCTTTAGGCGTTGTGGCTGAACTCTGCCATCCTTAGAGGAGGAGTATGAAGAGGATCCTTATGTTCACTGCATGTGTTTAACTTGTCCCTCAAATGCATGAAAACAGAAAGAGCATGATCTTGCTCGCTTTGCTcccaaacaaagttttttttgggCTCCCCGGGCTCATGAAAGcacttttcatttcattaactGCAATATTCAGATCCAAAATAGACTGTGAATCAAGCCCATTTAAGTCCTCTTGTGGTTAAGGTGCCTAAATACATTTTCTTCCTTAACGGGAGCATAGCAGTTTTTCTTGACCACAAATACTGGCTGTATTcttcaacaaacaacaaaaatagtACAAACAAATTTAGCTTAAGCAGTGATAATTATTTTAAGCATGATGTGGAATTACCATTACGTTATgctttcctattttattttattttatttttataaaacaaaatcacacaaaacacAGTTGTGAAATTTTGTATATGCAAACCACTCATATTTTCTTTAGATTTTAGTTATTACTACAGTGCAAAGagttataatgaaaaatattattacattttaattttatttttaatttctgttgAATGttctgctgcttaacatttttgtagaAACCGCGATACTTAAAGAATCTTTCGTAACAGTTCACCATAGTCTCCTACTCTCTTGATGAATGTAATGCATCCCTACtgaagaaaaatattttctttaaaaaaaaaatcatacatttgaacagtaatgtgtatatattgtacagtacagtatataaaaactgtgtaaaTAAGTTGTAGCggaacttttacattgttactgtAGATTGTCgcctttatgaatttttttttttctgtggctgAATAAGTGAGAGACCAAAGGAGGAGGGGGAAAAAAGGATGGAGAAAAACTCTCAGTTTCAGATCAGTGAACTGTATGAGGATTTTTCAGACGGTTTTATTGCATGTTTTTCTCTGCCCCATCCTGTCAAAGATATCATTAAAGAGCAGTCCAAAGAGCTGAGAGGCACCCAGAGACAGATCACCAGAGACAGAGCTGCCCTGGAGAGACAGGAGAAGCAAATGGTAAGTGGAACAAAACAGTTTCATATCAGCTGACTTCAACTCCCAGCATCCACCTCTTCCCTTCCAGCACCATGCTTCGCTGCTTATGCCAGAAAGTCATTCTTTGATTTCTTTTATATTGCATCAAAGAATAGAGTtagataattaatttatttttgatcatCCTGCTAATTGCATTTAGAAACAGGTAGATTACGTGGCCTAAAACCGTTAAAAACCACCACACTGTTAAAGCTCAGAAGAATCCAACACTCCCGCTCACTCCCTCCATTTACGTTAATTGTTtctatgtaaacataaaaaagtgCATAATTGCTTCCCAAGAGCGGGGTTCTTTTTTCTTCGTCTTTATTGTAATTAGACATGGATATGCTTTGTTgtctatttcatttttttaaatgacctatATTAGAAGATAGCTGCAGGGCGGTCATGTGCCGCTGCTTTAATATCCCACACACGTTGACAATCTGGGGTACAATTTAAAGAGTTTTTGGATGGGGAGGAAATTAGTTTTGGGTtaactgtttctgtttttcagccTTAAAAAAACTGCTCTAGATGGTGTCATATCTATCAACTGCTGGATAATTATTAGTCATCTGAAGTGGGTCATACTTTGCTTTATCTGGTGTCTGAAAGGGTTTTGTTAAGCACATCAGTCTGTCACCTTTATTCTAGTTTTTCAATCCATAGTGCTGCCTAGTGGCTGACGTGACAATAAAACATCTCTAATAGGCCTGATGCTACAGCTTCATCTCGCTCAGCTCTCTATACATGAATATTTATAATGATGGCATATCAATTTTACCATGGCGAAACCATAAAAAATGCCCTATTCCAGTCATATTTTGTTTGTGACAGGCAAACATAGGCAATATAGACAGAAGCAGCATGCAACATCATTGTGTGTTAAAGTAGGACAGTGCTCTGTgcttgtgtgcttgtgtgtgtgtgtgtgtgtgtgtgtgagtgcagttAATGTGTCTGCTCGTGTTTTGCTTAGCAGGCATCATGTGATGTCAGCGCAGCACCTGCTCTAATGTGTGTGATTAGAGTTCATTCTGTCTAATGCGTCTGTTTAGCTGATCAGCATGAGTTTACCTGAGAGACTAACATTAGGAGCACACAAGAGAAATGGTAAAAAGAACATGCCTGAGATTTACGTTATGGATTTAATGACTGACTAAAAGGTGAATATGATCATTTCTGCACAACTTTTGGAACCAAACACAACTGGAAactgatatattattattttatatttgatttctttattttaaaatattttcaaatgtaatttattcctgtgatgttaaggctgaaatttcagcatcattactccagtcttcagtgtcacatgatccttcagaaatcagaataatatgctgatttgctgtttagGAAACGttaattgttatcaatgttgaaaacatttgttctgtttcaaatgatgcattattcaggattatttgatgaataaaatgttcaacagcatttatttcaaagagaaatcttttgtaacatttgaaatgttttgactCTCTCTTTtggtcagtttaatgcatctttgaagAATAAATGATACCCATTCCAAAACACTTCTTCATCATCATTGGTTGAGACTGAAACTTACATGTCAGACCTCTCAAAAATAGTTTTTTGGAAGCGTTTACTCTCTTTGCAATGCCAAACTCTACTGATGGCTTAATTACAGTCAACATTGAAAATTCAGCAGCCAGGTCTGACAAAACATGCACAGAAATAAACCCAAATCATCCCAAATTACACAATTTATAGCAACTTTATGAAACAACAACAAGTGAAAATGGCCATCCTTCTTATAGTCTCTATACATTacaggaatagtttacccaaacatGAGATTGTTATCAAGAATACCACGACTCATGCGCATTGCTTTCCTTTGCACGTAAACAAGGCGcagcaaataaataaaggtgcttaaaaggttcttcacagcgatgccccagaagaaccatttttggtttcataaagaaccattcagtcaaaggttctttaaagaaccacctctttcttacctttttataatctttgccacaaagaaccatttgtgatacttaaaggttctttatggaaccatttagacaaaaaggtgcTTTCATGGCATCGTGAAACACCTTTACATGTTGTACGTCAGCAGCACCATGCGAAGGAGTTGTGTACATGCAGAGGTACTCTCGATAATGGCAGAAGATTTGATTTGGAGGAGAACAATTGCTGAATAAAGTTTTTCATTGATTTCATCAAGAATAGGGGTGCGCGATAAATATCATCCaattattaatgcgcatctcgtcagtaaagccggttctctaatcagcggtaaattccatcaggtgcgtgatttcacatagagcagctgttaactgactagctgcacaaataaacactgataatgaacgtggatttgcgcagcttgtcctgatggaatttaccgctgattagagaaccggctttactgacgagatgcgcattaataattggatgatatttatgtgtttattcttAACAGGAAATGGAAATCAAAAAAATGGCTAAGACTGGAAACCGAGAAGCCTGCAAGATACTCGCCAAACAGCTCGTACAGCTCAGAAAACAGAAGAACCGAACCTACGCCGTGAGCTCCAAGGTCACGTCCATGTCCACGCAGACCAAAGTCATGAACTCTCAGATGAAGATGGCTGGAGCCATGTCTACCACAGCGAAGGTGAGATGCTCCGACCTCCGAATGGATCTGCATGACTACCAAATGAGTTATTTCATTGCTGTCCATGGAGGGCTTTAGTGATACCCCCTCATTTCAGGGCTCTACAGCAGTCCCAGTGCTCCCCCACCCCCCGATGACGGCTCTGTATTATTCACATGTAGCCTGATGTTCCCGGGAAGTGCTGGAAAAACAGAATCCCTTATGTAGCGAATAACTTCAAAAGAATCCTTAAACAGGGTTTAATTATCATGTCGTTGAGGGGCTCCTTACTTCACTGCTGTTATTGTGACCCAGTTTATATAGTTTCTGCACAACATTTAGAAACAACTCGTATCAGGGCAGTCTTTATGTGTTGATTCACACTGTCCTTATTACTGCTCATTTGGGGGTTTTCTATGATGCTTGAACAGCATTTGAAGATATGAGACATGTTGTTCCTCTATGGCACTTAGAGccttatccatttttttttaataaatgtgatggCAATCAACCAGAAGGACATTATAAATGCAGTTTATATGGTGGCTTTCTTTGTTTTAAGCAAGCTCTCTTAAAGGACTTGGTTAATAAGATGAATATCTTAATATGACcagaggttttttttatttttatatgtatatagtgtaaagtttttattgtgtaattgtattattgttttttaggAGAATTTAAGCTGAATTTTAACACATTATTTAAGCTATTAAAACACATTAtagcattttaaatttaattttataaagacgtttttctggttttaattatgttttctgtttttatttcaattttagttcaCATTTTGGTCTTTTGGTTGTGTgttattagtttattagttttTGTGTGTTAATcggtatagtttttatttatttaaatttcactTTGAGTTATTTCGGtacattaaattaaactaaaatgaaaatatgaataaaccTTTACTTTTTAGCTGAAAAAGGTTtatgttctttattttatttttagttaactataataaccctgctaaatactgtttttatttttaaatatagttaaGAAAGTGTATTGATCATTAATATATGGGAATACATTTTCATCAATTTTATTGTATATGTAGTTGGCATAAAATAATGTCTGTACAGCACAGCTTTTGCCATGTGAATAGTTTCAGTTGTTCACATGGCATTAAAATCTCAACAACTTGCCTTTGTCTTAAGCCTAATTGTTACACTTTAAATTTTGCATAAGATGGTTAGGTTTATTCATTTTATCTCTGGAGACACTATTTTGTTGAATAGGATGACATGCAAATACACAGTGTGCACTTCTAAAGCCCGTCTTATCTTTACCAATCACTACAGCCATGTAGTGGCATCACATTAAAATGCAGTTTCAGCCATTTAAATTCAGTCTCTGACTACTCATTGATGGGGTGTTGTTTTCTCACTCATTTACAAGCCGTACTCCCGCAAAaaaattcagtgtgtgtgtgtatccaatcCATATTGTATGAGCAAGGAAGCTATTAATATTTCCTCACCTGATTGTTAATGCATCATGGGATTTGTAGTCAATCATAAGCTGGTGTAATAGATATGCGATGGGTGATAATGAGGCTGTGTGTAAATAATTCTCTGTAATCAGATAGGACTCTTCATGTGTGTCTGCCACAGTCTAGAAGCCCAGAGGGACAGTAAAACACACTTCTCTCCATGCAACCTATTTTTATGTTTCGTGTCATCTACTTACTGTACTCCCCCTTCTCACCAAATGGTGTGAAGTTGAAATTTATGTTGAGCTGCATTCAAAATCTATTCTTCCGTGGTGGATTTTTGTCAgcgcatgtgttttttttattaccgTTTTGTGCACCGTAAGGATGCCGTGTTTATTCTCTGGGAGTGTGATGGATGGCTTGaactctttctgtctttcagacTATGCAGACTGTCAATAAAAAATTGGACCCCAAGAAGACAATACAGACGATGCAGGACTTCCAGAAGGAGAACTTAAAAATAGGAATGACGGAGGACATGAGTAAGTTCTTCGACGTGCCTGACACACATTAGAGGCTGGTTTTGTGGTTCTCAGTTGATAGATCTGTTCAGGGGAAAGAAATGATGCTAAATGATATACTGACTATGTATTACATGTTGAGTTGCATTGCATTTTTTGAATTCATCTCACCATATAATTACGCATAGTCAGGATAGCAAAATAAGTAGGCTTATCAGCACTTCCCATATTTAACTTCACATCATAAGCTATTCATCCAGACAACTTTGGCACATTTTATCTATCGCTTGGCTGATGCAGCCAAATTAGCTAGATGCCAACCTGGACAGATTGTGTGACATGCTCTCATCCTCAAAAACCATGTAtaaaactgcataaattaaaagaaaatatagatCAGACTATATTAAAACGTTCTCAGTTGCAACAAGGGCATAGTTTGTGCACACAGCGTGTTCTGTGCAGTGAATTATTGGCTACAGACAGCACGAAACCATCCAAATTCGTTATTGTGCAATTAACAATTTTGGCACTGTGTTGGGTTGCCACTAATTTCAGTAGCTAGACCTTACGGCAAAAGTTTGAGTGTCATGTAAGTGACCaatcacaattattatttttttatgttatgttttttttttttaatgtgacatttaGGGCGGTTTTTACATTTAATGCTGAAAAAACTGTggataaatcatttcaaaattttaaaattaataatgacTTAggataataatgaattaattagtaaaaaaaaaaacataaaaaatgagttGATTGTACAGTAAGTACTTCAAACTAAATTCTAAATATCTTTCAACAGTTTGATGCCACTAACCTGAGATCCTCAGAAGCTCTTGTTCTATCTCTTACCTTGCAAACAAACTTGGTTTCCAGTTGGATTAATGcccattaaagggatacttcacccaaaaatgtaaattctgtcattaattcctcagcctcatgtcgttccaaacttaagaccttcgttcatcttcagaacacaaattaagatatttctgatgaaatccaagagctttctgaccctgcatagaccaCAATGCAACTGACActttcaagacccagaaaggtagtaagggcaTACAATTACAGTTGAATCACTACGgtatgtccttactaccttttctGGGTCTTGAAAGTGTCAGTTGCATtgatgtctatggagggtcagaaagctcttggatttcatcaaaaatatcttaatttgtgttctgaagatgaacgaaggtcttacaggtctggaatgacatgagtctgaggaattaatgacagaataatcttttttgggtgaagtatccctttaattccGTCTGGATCCTAAAACTGGTTTATTGATTTTGACAGTCTGTCAAATTTCAGTAACTTTTACAACTTTCTGTTCTCAGTCAACGATACACTGGATGAGATTTTTGATGAATCGGGTGATGAGGAAGAAAGCCAGGACATCGTGAACCAGGTGCTGGATGAGATCGGCATAGAGATCTCAGGAAAGGTAGTAcgctttctttctgtctgtgttgTTCTGGCGATGGCCCCAGCGGCTTTCAGCAGATGGCTGGACTCTGGCTGCGATTACTGTAGGCTTTTCTTTAGATTCATGAGATGCAGAATCATCATATCTGATTGCAACAGATGTGTATTCCCTTGGGCCAAAATGTAATACTCATGTTACCATATTCCACAGattctttgtcttgtttttcccCAAATAAAGTGCTTGGGCTCTGTTTCTATAGAACAGTTGGGATAAATAGTGATCGTATTTGATTGGCGCCACATCTGTTGCCCAAAACAACAGCTAAACGGAGGCTTATGCTGATAGAGTGGCAGCACCAGGTGATCTGTGAAATCTGAAGTTTTACTGCTCAAATAAAGGGCTTTGATTGTTATTGTTTCCGCAGATGGTAAGAGCCCCCTCAGCAGGAAAGATCGTCCCTGGCGCCTCCCCAGCGAAGTCTAAAGTGGCCACCATCTCAGACGCCGAGATCGAGAGACAGCTGAAGGCTCTGGGAATGGACTAAATCTCTTCACCCTCCACACATTTGTACCCACTGCCACCAAAGGACTCAGAGTGGGAAAAGAGAGCGTCTAAGTAATAAATAAAGGAAGAATGTCAATGCCTCTTATTGGGGTATGACAGTGAGTCACTGGAGGAGACTCTGTGGTCAGATATATATACAGCAGATTTAGACGTTCTGACAAAATGCTCTTCAAATCTGCTGCAGATATTTAAAGGTTAAGGATGTCATTTTTGAGCATGATTGGGTGGGGCGGAGCTATCTGTTTGGGTGACCAATAGCAAATTTGGGGGTGGGGATATTAAAAGGTTAATGGTCAAAAATGCATACTTCCCTAATATACACGATGTAAACAGTAGTATGTTcaaattcacagtattcataaaataGTACACTAAATTTATCCGCGTGCCCTACTACATTCGTCAAAATTCTGAAGTGCACATCTGGTGGACATTTTACTTTCCCATTCAGAGTGGATTTGTGAATAACAGTGTTGTGGCACAACTGTCACATGACAATGATAACATGGTGAATATTACATCTGGATTGCATTCACACTATTAGAGCATACTTTCGTAACAGTCTGTTTGATTCTGCTAGTGTGCAAAAATGACACACTTTACTTTTAACTTTAAAGGGTGCTACTACTGTGACCATTAATTGTCCTTTAAATCCTTTAAATGTACACAAACATGAAGATTTGGTACTCCATGGAATTCCCATGCATTATAGGGCTAAACATCTCATGTCATGTtagttatataaatacacaaaattagatttttttttgtcattttaggttATGTATGTCTTAAGGATGTAAGTATTGAAAAAAGTTTTCCTTTGCAGTGAGTTTTTGTATAAActtttgaatatataaaaaaaacatatcttgCATGAGAATCTTTGTCGATATGATAATGTAATGAAGTCAAGAACCCTTAAACCCTGTCTAATGATCTTGGTAggtaaaacaaaactgtgaatcaCATGTAAATGATATGCACAGAGTCCATCCAGTTGGAGGAGATCAAACATcatgttttaaaatctgtttggattgtattccagcctttagaaGAACTGCAGTATCAGTTATTCTTTTCAACTTCATCTGTATGTATTTAAAAAGATTTTGTTTTCCATTCTAACCAATAGTGTGTATATAAATGTAcagtttatgctttgatttgatttTCTAATTAATAAAGTACCTTCACATTTGTGAAAAAACTGATGTTTAACATATACTATAACCAAATTTGTACAACTATTAAGAAGCCAGCGGAAAATAAAGAGGGTGACCTGTACTGATCTGTTAGAAGTCAAAACATTATGAACCTCTACAATTCTTCTAATGGCCTTTTAGAGCATTTCATTAAATTAGACATCATTAGTCATAATCATAATGAAACATGGTTTTTAAATAAGGTCTTAATGAGTTTGTAGAGTGACCTTTCTTAAATGAACCATGGTGCAGTCCattaattttaaagtaatttaatgtGGTATGGATGTGTAACTGCTGCCAGCATTGGGACTGAAAAACCTGTCAAGTGCAGAATCTGCTGAAATACATGTGGACAAATctatgattttgtttttttgtatgatttttattgtatgattgttttttttatatatatactgaaaatgTCAGATTCTGCTAACATTATCCCAGAGTatactgtatttattgcatgcatTATTAGATCCCATGGGGCGATAAGGGATATGTTGCTGACACAGTCAATGGCAAGAGATGATGATCATATAGATCATCAGCCATATCTCTCTGCTGAGAGCGCTTGTGTGCAGGTGA
This window contains:
- the chmp2ba gene encoding charged multivesicular body protein 2Ba; translated protein: MASLFKKKTVDDIIKEQSKELRGTQRQITRDRAALERQEKQMEMEIKKMAKTGNREACKILAKQLVQLRKQKNRTYAVSSKVTSMSTQTKVMNSQMKMAGAMSTTAKTMQTVNKKLDPKKTIQTMQDFQKENLKIGMTEDMINDTLDEIFDESGDEEESQDIVNQVLDEIGIEISGKMVRAPSAGKIVPGASPAKSKVATISDAEIERQLKALGMD